From the Gemmatimonas sp. UBA7669 genome, one window contains:
- a CDS encoding response regulator yields the protein MSQEKPKSILIVEDESSIRDILVELFDVEGCEVTSAPFLNEAVTALRTQRFDLIITDLRLGAKRDGGLQVMALAGMLSPDATVLVLTAYPDDAVRQASHRLGALHFLQKPVDLGTIAAHAAAVGVNSAYAAAGAVGKSG from the coding sequence ATGAGCCAGGAAAAGCCGAAGTCCATCCTCATCGTTGAGGACGAGAGCAGCATCCGCGACATCCTTGTCGAGCTCTTCGACGTCGAAGGCTGCGAAGTCACCTCTGCACCCTTCCTCAACGAAGCGGTTACCGCGCTGCGCACGCAGCGGTTCGACCTCATCATCACCGACCTCCGACTGGGCGCCAAGCGCGACGGCGGTCTGCAGGTGATGGCGCTGGCTGGCATGCTCTCACCCGATGCCACCGTGCTCGTGCTCACCGCCTATCCGGATGACGCCGTGCGCCAGGCGTCGCACCGACTCGGCGCGCTGCATTTCCTCCAGAAGCCTGTCGATCTGGGCACCATTGCGGCGCATGCAGCGGCTGTCGGCGTCAACTCGGCCTATGCGGCGGCCGGGGCCGTCGGCAAGAGCGGCTGA
- a CDS encoding sigma-54 dependent transcriptional regulator translates to MTLSLLVVDDDATVRETLVEYFDTFGWTARGAGTATAGRQMVAEHAPDVVLLDLRLPDADGLRALDALRADDPELAVIVLTGFADVRTAVQAMKHGAADLLEKPVDLEVLTQAVQRAAQRGRMKQELELLRARVRADSADTPQLAPTFDELITLAAQNADAPVLLQGETGTGKGYVARQIHDRSARASAPFVEINCASLSTTFFESELFGHERGAFTDARQAKRGLLEVADDGTVFLDEIAELGAEVQPRLLKVLEERSFRRLGGTTLLRSRARVIVATHQPLADAVADRRFRADLYYRLQVLTLTLPPLRARVEDILPMAQHFLPLGSTLTPAAEAALTAYAWPGNIRELKNTLWRASILARGDAIDVVHLGLPVELPASSRSRTGTTVYTLEEAEREAIRVALSAADGNRSQASRMLGIARSTLLEKLRRYGL, encoded by the coding sequence GTGACGCTTTCGCTGCTGGTGGTGGACGACGACGCAACGGTTCGCGAGACGCTCGTCGAGTACTTCGACACCTTTGGCTGGACCGCGCGTGGTGCCGGCACGGCCACCGCAGGCCGACAGATGGTGGCCGAGCATGCGCCGGATGTGGTGCTGCTCGATCTGCGATTGCCCGATGCCGATGGACTGCGTGCGCTCGACGCGCTGCGCGCCGACGATCCCGAGCTCGCGGTCATTGTCCTGACCGGATTTGCCGACGTGCGTACCGCCGTGCAAGCCATGAAGCACGGCGCCGCCGATCTGCTGGAGAAGCCCGTCGATCTCGAGGTGCTCACACAGGCGGTGCAACGTGCGGCGCAGCGCGGACGCATGAAGCAGGAGCTCGAACTGCTGCGAGCTCGCGTTCGCGCCGACAGCGCTGACACCCCGCAGCTCGCACCCACATTTGATGAGCTCATCACCCTCGCCGCACAGAACGCCGACGCGCCCGTGTTGCTGCAGGGTGAGACAGGCACTGGCAAGGGCTACGTGGCGCGGCAGATTCACGATCGCTCCGCGCGCGCGTCCGCACCGTTTGTGGAGATCAACTGCGCATCGCTGTCCACCACGTTCTTCGAAAGTGAGCTGTTCGGCCACGAGCGCGGCGCTTTTACCGATGCGCGGCAGGCCAAGCGCGGATTGCTCGAAGTGGCGGACGACGGTACGGTGTTTCTCGACGAGATCGCTGAACTGGGCGCCGAAGTGCAGCCGCGACTGCTCAAGGTCCTCGAAGAGCGCAGCTTCCGGCGGCTCGGTGGCACCACCCTGCTGCGCAGTCGGGCCCGAGTGATTGTGGCCACGCATCAACCCCTGGCCGACGCCGTCGCAGATCGTCGGTTTCGCGCCGACCTGTATTACCGCCTGCAGGTGCTCACCCTCACGTTGCCGCCGCTGCGCGCACGTGTGGAAGACATCCTGCCCATGGCGCAGCATTTTCTGCCACTCGGCAGCACGCTGACGCCCGCCGCGGAGGCCGCGCTCACCGCCTACGCCTGGCCCGGCAACATTCGCGAGCTCAAGAACACCTTGTGGCGCGCGTCCATTCTGGCGCGCGGCGACGCCATTGATGTGGTGCACCTGGGCTTGCCGGTCGAGCTGCCGGCATCGAGCAGAAGCCGGACTGGTACGACGGTCTACACCCTCGAAGAAGCCGAGCGTGAGGCCATTCGCGTGGCGTTGTCAGCGGCAGACGGGAATCGGTCACAGGCGTCCCGTATGCTCGGGATCGCGCGATCCACACTGCTGGAGAAGCTGCGGCGCTACGGGTTGTAG